A single Epinephelus lanceolatus isolate andai-2023 chromosome 22, ASM4190304v1, whole genome shotgun sequence DNA region contains:
- the LOC144459639 gene encoding uncharacterized protein LOC144459639, translating into METESDGEDCGGPEPARNSDPDTHLQPKTDDKTGESSEPETDDSDDWTETREPQSGLNSLKNDKVPVRGLNGSKKKLYSCSECGKKFGHKGDLTKHMRSHTGEKPYSCSECGKRFSRTGHLKKHMRTHTGEKPFSCSECGKRFSQVENLRKHMRTHTGEKPHSCAECGKRFGQRGALKMHMTLHTGKKTVSCSECGKGFDHKGKLKIHMRSHTEKKPFSCSVCLKSFMNVRRLHIHMKSHTGKSCFSCSVCQKSFILKGNLNAHMRTHTGEKPYRCNVCMKSFAQSGTLHNHMIIHTREKP; encoded by the coding sequence atggaaacagaatctgatggagaggactgtggaggaccagaaccagccaggaactcagatccagatacacatttacaGCCTAAGACTGATGACAAGACTGGAGAGTCTTCTGaacctgagactgatgacagtgatgattggacagaaaccagagaacctcagtcaggtttaaactctcttaaaaatgataaagtcccagTTAGAGGTTTGAATggtagtaaaaaaaaactatatagctgctctgagtgtgggaaaaaatTTGGTCACAAGGGAGATCTGACGAAACACATGAGATCGCATACTGGAGAGAAACCAtatagctgctctgagtgtgggaaaagattcagTCGAACTGGACATCTGAAGAAacacatgagaactcacacaggagagaaaccatttagctgctctgagtgtgggaaaagattttctCAAGTTGAAAATCTGAGGAAACATATGAGAACtcacacaggagaaaaaccaCACAGCTGCGcagagtgtgggaaaagatttggtcaaAGGGGAGCATTGAAGATGCACATGACATTgcatacaggaaaaaaaacggtgagctgctctgagtgtgggaaaggATTTGACCACAAAGGAAAACTGAAGATACACATGAGAAGTCATACAGAAAAGAAACCTTTCAGCTGTTCAGTTTGTCTGAAATCATTTATGAATGTTAGACGTTTACACATTCACATGAAATCGCATACCGGAAAAAGCTGCTTCAGCTGTTCAGTTTGTCAGAAATCTTTTATACTGAAAGGGAACTTGAATGCacacatgagaactcacactggagagaaaccatacagGTGCAATGTTTGTATGAAATCTTTTGCACAGAGTGGAACTTTACATAATCATATGATAATCCACACAAGAGAGAAACCTTAA